Sequence from the Pseudomonadota bacterium genome:
GCGGCACGTGGGTCGATCCGCCAGCGCTGCCGCCCTGGGCGGACAAGACGGTGCTCGCGTTGACGGTGGCCGTGGACACCAGTGCCAGCGCGCCGAGCACGCTCCCCAGAACCGTGCGTGTGTTCATGTTCTCCCCCTGTTTTCGCACGCGTGTGCGTGCGTTGAACGAATTTGTCCACGACACCTTGGCACAATGCCCGATAGCAATAAAGGCACTATAATTTATCCTATGATAGAAAAATTCTATTGTTTGGTGCCTCGTGAGTGACGGTGTCGGCGGCGGCTCGGCCACACCGGAGGCTGACGTCAGCCTGCGAGCGCTTGAACGCATCCGCTTTGTTCAGCTGCAGCTGGTGCTCGATATCGTGCAACACGGCACGGTGCACAAAGCGGCCGAGGCGCGGGGTATGTCGCAGCCCGCGCTGACCCACGCGCTGCGGGAACTCGAGAACACCCTCGGCGTGTTGCTGTTCGAACGCTCGCGTCGGGGGATGTCGTTGACCGCCTACGGTGAGCAGTTTGCGCAACACGCGCAGATCATGGTCAACCAGATGACGTCCGCTGCACAGCACCTCGGGGCGCGCAAAGCCGGGCGTGCGGGGCATGTCACGGTGGCGATGTTGCCGGCCGTCGGGCCGGAGATCATGCCGCGCGTCGTGGCGCGTCTCGACGCGCTCGACACGAACATCAGCGTGACGATGTCGAGCGGAGCCTCGCAGCTGAACACCTCGCTGTTGCTCGAGGGCAAACTCGACATGCTTGTCGGTCGCTTGCCCGATGCCACGATAGACGGGCTGCGTCAGATCCCCTTGCTGTACGACGGCATCAGCGTGGTCTGTGGGCCGGAGCACGCTATCCTGGACCACGCGGACCTCGAGCTGAGCGATCTGGTCTCCGAGCGTTGGGTCATGCCCGAGCGACAAGCGTTGATCATGCGGGATGTGCGCACGTCCTTCAGGCGCTACGGTCTCGAGTTGCCGACTGATGTGCTGGAGGTTTCCTCGGTTCAGGCGGTTCGGTCAATTTTGCGCACGACAGACCGCATCGGGTTGCTGTCGTCCGCTGTGGCGCGCGATGAAGCCCAGTTCGGCCTGCTGCGAGTATTGGATGTGCACCTCGACACCGCGCTCACGCCGATCGGCATCACCACACGCTCGCACGACGAACTCAGTCCGGCGGCGGCCCTGGTGGTCGACCTGATTCGCGATGTGTGTCGTGACGCAGACGACCTCTAGACCGCGTTCGCACCTGTGCTGCCGGCTGAGAAAACCGGATTCAGAAAAACACCCGCTCCACAGTCCAGTAGACGCCGAGTGCGGCGATCGCGAGTGAACAGGGGATGGCGATGCCGCGGCGGTACCACGCGCGTTTGCCGAACGGCAGGCCGAGTGCGAGCCAGGCGACCGCGATCACCGCGAGTTGGCCGATCTCCACGCCGACGTTGAACGCGAAGAGGCTGGCGAAGAACTGCGAGGGCGGCAGCCCGACGTCGCCGAGCACGAAGGCGAAGCCGAGCCCGTGCAACAGCCCGAAGCCGAACACCACCGCGGTGCGCACCCAGGTGATCTCGCCGCCGCGCAGGTTCTCGACCGCGACGTAGGCAATCGACAGCGCGATCAGCGGCTCCACCACGCTGGCCGGCACGCTGATGTGGCCGAGGCTGGCGAGCGCCAGTGTCACCGAGTGGGCAAGGGTGAAGGCCGTGACCTGCCAAATCAACGGCTTCAGCGCGAGCGAGAAGAAGAACAGGCCGAGCACGAACACGATGTGGTCGAGGCCCTTCGGAATGATGTGCTCGAAACCCACCACGGTGTAGTGCAGCAGCGTCTGAGCCAGGCTCAGCTCGGCCGGTTGGGTGCGCGGCATCGGTGCGGAGTCAGCCCCGCTCGAGAGCATCGCGGCATAGCCAACCACCCCGTCTGCATCGAGTTGCCGGACAATCAAGCTGCCGAGGTCGGCAGTCCAACCGAAGCGCACCGGGGCGCCGTCGGCGGGCAGATCCGCCGTCAGCAACAGCACGCTTTCGCGGGCGAGGATGGCGTTGCCGATGTCGGGTATGACGAGAGATGCGATGACCGGGTCGAGCCGCGCCTCGCCTGCGTGCAATCGAATCTTGGGTTTGATCGTCGGCCACACGGCATCAAACTGCGGTTTGAGTTCCTCCGGGGACGCGAGCCGAAGCACGTCGTAAGCCTCGGAATCGACGGCATCATCGGTGTCCTCGAGGCCATCGAGGTCGATACCGAGAATGATGGGTTCAAGCGAAAGCGTGATCTCAACGCTGACCGATTCGGCTGCCACGGTGACGTTGACAATGGCGGGCTCGACCTCGTGTGCGTGCGCCGTCGCGGCGCAGCCAAGGGCGATCAGCGTTGCCGCGCCGGTTGACTTTGCGGCTTTGCGCGCTTTAATGGCGAACCCGTACGCCG
This genomic interval carries:
- a CDS encoding LysR substrate-binding domain-containing protein, whose protein sequence is MSDGVGGGSATPEADVSLRALERIRFVQLQLVLDIVQHGTVHKAAEARGMSQPALTHALRELENTLGVLLFERSRRGMSLTAYGEQFAQHAQIMVNQMTSAAQHLGARKAGRAGHVTVAMLPAVGPEIMPRVVARLDALDTNISVTMSSGASQLNTSLLLEGKLDMLVGRLPDATIDGLRQIPLLYDGISVVCGPEHAILDHADLELSDLVSERWVMPERQALIMRDVRTSFRRYGLELPTDVLEVSSVQAVRSILRTTDRIGLLSSAVARDEAQFGLLRVLDVHLDTALTPIGITTRSHDELSPAAALVVDLIRDVCRDADDL
- a CDS encoding HupE/UreJ family protein, with the protein product MTLTEAAYGFAIKARKAAKSTGAATLIALGCAATAHAHEVEPAIVNVTVAAESVSVEITLSLEPIILGIDLDGLEDTDDAVDSEAYDVLRLASPEELKPQFDAVWPTIKPKIRLHAGEARLDPVIASLVIPDIGNAILARESVLLLTADLPADGAPVRFGWTADLGSLIVRQLDADGVVGYAAMLSSGADSAPMPRTQPAELSLAQTLLHYTVVGFEHIIPKGLDHIVFVLGLFFFSLALKPLIWQVTAFTLAHSVTLALASLGHISVPASVVEPLIALSIAYVAVENLRGGEITWVRTAVVFGFGLLHGLGFAFVLGDVGLPPSQFFASLFAFNVGVEIGQLAVIAVAWLALGLPFGKRAWYRRGIAIPCSLAIAALGVYWTVERVFF